One genomic region from Quercus robur chromosome 4, dhQueRobu3.1, whole genome shotgun sequence encodes:
- the LOC126721997 gene encoding uncharacterized protein LOC126721997, whose product MARISTSFLGIFLLVLCCYASNMVQAATYAAYKDPKRPIGARIRDLMKRMTLEEKIGQMVQIERVNATAQIMKQFYIGSVLSGGGSVPAPKATPRQWIDTVNKIQKGALATRLGIPMMYGIDAVHGHNNVYNATIFPHNVGLGVTRDPQLIKKIGIATANEVRATGIPYAFAPCIAVCRDPRWGRCYESYSEDPKIVQMMTEIISGLQGDLPDKSWLGRPYVGGKDKVAACAKHYVGDGGTVKGINENDTIVSQHELYSIHMPAYYNSIIRGVSTIMASYSSFNGVKMHANQELLTGFLKNRLKFRGFIISDWQGIDKITSPPHSNYTYSIQASILAGVDMVMGPYNVTEFVDDLTNLINKNFIPLSRIDDAVRRILRVKFSMGLFENPLADNSLADMLGAQEHREIAREAVRKSLVLLKNGKSAYTGPILPLPKKAPKILVAGTNADNLGYQCGGWTIEWQGLSGNNLTSGTTILKAIKDTVDPSTQVVYNENPDTAFITSNDYAYAIVVVGEQPYAETNGDNLNLTLPAPGPDTIKNVCSHIKCVVVVVSGRPLVIEPYLESMDALVAAWLPGTEGQGVADVLFGDYGFTGKLARTWFKRVDQLPMNVGDAHYDPLFPFGFGLTTQPIKQM is encoded by the exons ATGGCAAGAATTTCAACCTCCTTCCTGGGAATTTTTCTTTTAGTATTATGTTGCTATGCATCCAACATGGTACAAGCGGCAACATACGCGGCATACAAAGACCCGAAGCGGCCAATCGGTGCTAGGATCAGGGACCTCATGAAGAGAATGACTCTCGAAGAAAAGATCGGTCAGATGGTCCAAATTGAACGTGTCAATGCCACCGCACAAATCATGAAGCAATTTTATATTG GAAGTGTATTAAGTGGTGGAGGGAGTGTTCCTGCTCCCAAGGCTACTCCACGGCAATGGATTGATACGGtgaacaaaattcaaaaagggGCTCTTGCCACTCGTCTTGGAATCCCTATGATGTATGGAATTGATGCTGTTCATGGCCACAACAATGTGTACAATGCAACCATTTTTCCTCATAATGTGGGCCTTGGAGTCACCAG GGATCCTCAACTTATAAAGAAGATTGGGATTGCAACTGCAAATGAAGTTCGAGCCACTGGAATTCCTTATGCTTTTGCTCCATGTATTGCG GTCTGCAGAGATCCAAGGTGGGGTCGATGCTACGAGAGCTACAGTGAGGACCCCAAGATTGTCCAAATGATGACTGAGATCATCTCTGGGTTGCAAGGAGATCTCCCTGATAAATCTTGGTTGGGCAGACCATACGTTGGAGGAAA GGATAAGGTGGCAGCTTGTGCAAAGCACTATGTTGGTGATGGAGGCACAGTCAAGGGCATTAATGAAAACGACACTATAGTTAGCCAGCACGAATTGTACAGCATCCACATGCCTGCTTACTATAATTCAATCATTAGGGGTGTTTCTACTATCATGGCATCCTACTCAAGTTTTAATGGAGTGAAGATGCATGCAAACCAAGAGCTGTTGACTGGGTTTCTTAAGAATAGACTCAAGTTCAGG GGTTTCATCATCTCAGATTGGCAAGGAATTGACAAGATTACCTCTCCACCACATTCAAACTACACATATTCTATTCAAGCTTCAATTCTAGCTGGTGTTGACATG GTCATGGGTCCTTACAATGTCACAGAATTTGTTGATGACTTGACCAATCTGATTAACAAGAATTTCATTCCCTTGAGCCGAATAGATGATGCTGTAAGGAGGATCTTGCGTGTTAAGTTCTCCATGGGTCTCTTTGAAAACCCTCTGGCTGATAACAGTCTAGCTGATATGCTTGGAGCCCAG GAACATAGAGAAATTGCTAGGGAAGCTGTGAGGAAATCACttgttttattgaaaaatgGAAAGTCTGCATATACTGGGCCTATTTTGCCCCTCCCCAAGAAAGCGCCAAAGATTCTTGTTGCTGGAACTAATGCAGACAACTTGGGCTATCAATGTGGTGGATGGACAATCGAATGGCAAGGACTCAGTGGGAATAACCTCACTTCGG GAACCACCATCCTCAAAGCCATTAAAGACACTGTTGATCCAAGCACCCAAGTGGTCTACAATGAGAACCCAGACACAGCCTTTATCACTTCCAATGACTACGCATATGCCATTGTGGTAGTAGGTGAGCAACCATATGCAGAGACTAATGGTGATAATTTGAACCTCACTCTCCCCGCTCCTGGACCAGATACAATCAAGAACGTATGCAGCCATATCAAGTGTGTTGTAGTTGTCGTCTCCGGGCGTCCCCTTGTGATTGAACCATATCTTGAATCAATGGATGCTCTTGTGGCtgcatggctcccaggtactgaaGGTCAAGGTGTGGCTGATGTTCTTTTTGGTGATTATGGATTCACTGGCAAGTTGGCTAGAACTTGGTTTAAACGAGTTGATCAACTCCCAATGAATGTTGGGGATGCACACTATGATCCACTGTTCCCATTTGGATTTGGCCTTACAACTCAGCCAATAAAGCAAATGTAA
- the LOC126721998 gene encoding uncharacterized protein LOC126721998: MAGLSTSYLGFFILVLCCCASNMVQATEYAVYKDPKRPLGARIRDLMKRMTIEEKIGQMVQIERANATAEIVNKFYIGSVLSGGGSVPAPQATSRQWIDTVNKIQEGALSTRLGIPMIYGIDAVHGHNNVYNATIFPHNVGLGVTRDPQLIKKIGTATAREVRATGIPYAFAPCIAVCRDPRWGRCYESYSEDPKIVRAMTKIISGLQGDLPDKSWLGRPYVGGKHKVAACAKHYVGDGGTVKGINENNTIVSQRELLSIHMPAYYNSIIRGVSTIMASYSSLNGVKMHANQELLTGFLKNRLNFRGFIISDWQGIDRITSLPHANYTYSIQASILAGIDMVMVPYDYPEFIDGLTNLVNKNVIPVSRIDDAVKRILRVKFTMGLFENPLADDSQADLLGAQEHRELAREAVRKSLVLLKNGKSAYAGPVLPLPRKSQRILVAGTHADNLGYQCGGWTIEWQGLGGNNLTSGTTILKAIKDTVDSSTQVVFNENPDPAFINSDDFAYAIVVVGEQPYAETNGDNLNLTLPAPGPDTIKNVCSHIKCVVVVISGRPLVIEPYLESMDALVAAWLPGTEGQGVADVLFGDYGFTGKLARTWFKRVDQLPMNVGDAHYDPLFPFEFGLTTQPIKQT, from the exons ATGGCCGGACTTTCAACCTCCTAcctaggattttttattttagttttatgttGCTGTGCATCCAACATGGTACAAGCAACAGAATACGCGGTATACAAAGACCCGAAACGGCCTCTTGGTGCTAGGATCAGGGATCTAATGAAGAGAATGACtattgaagaaaagattggCCAGATGGTCCAAATTGAACGTGCCAATGCCACTGCTGAAATCGTGAATAAATTCTATATTG GAAGTGTATTAAGTGGTGGAGGGAGTGTCCCTGCTCCTCAGGCTACTTCCCGGCAATGGATTGATACGGTGAACAAAATTCAAGAAGGGGCTCTTTCCACTCGTCTTGGAATCCCTATGATATATGGAATTGATGCTGTTCATGGCCACAACAATGTGTACAATGCAACCATTTTTCCTCATAATGTGGGGCTTGGAGTCACCAG GGATCCTCAACTTATAAAGAAGATTGGGACTGCAACTGCACGTGAAGTTCGAGCCACTGGAATTCCTTATGCTTTTGCTCCATGTATTGCG GTCTGCAGAGATCCGAGATGGGGTCGATGCTATGAGAGCTATAGTGAGGACCCCAAAATTGTCCGAGCGATGACTAAGATCATCTCCGGTTTGCAAGGAGATCTCCCTGATAAATCTTGGTTGGGCAGACCATATGTTGGAGGAAA GCATAAGGTGGCAGCTTGTGCAAAGCACTATGTTGGTGATGGAGGCACAGTCAAGGGTATTAATGAAAACAACACTATAGTTAGCCAGCGCGAATTGCTCAGCATCCACATGCCTGCTTACTATAATTCAATCATTAGGGGTGTTTCTACTATCATGGCATCCTACTCAAGTTTGAATGGAGTGAAGATGCATGCAAACCAAGAGCTGTTGACTGGGTTTCTTAAGAATAGACTCAACTTCAGG GGTTTCATCATCTCAGATTGGCAAGGAATTGACAGGATTACCTCTCTACCACATGCAAACTACACATATTCTATTCAAGCTTCAATTCTAGCTGGAATTGACATG GTCATGGTTCCTTACGATTACCCAGAATTTATTGATGGCTTGACCAATCTGGTTAATAAGAATGTCATTCCCGTGAGCCGAATAGATGATGCCGTAAAGAGGATCTTGCGGGTTAAGTTCACCATGGGTCTCTTTGAGAACCCTCTGGCTGATGACAGTCAAGCTGATTTGCTTGGAGCCCAG GAACATAGAGAACTTGCTAGGGAAGCTGTGAGGAAATCACttgttttattgaaaaatgGAAAGTCTGCATATGCTGGGCCTGTTTTGCCCCTCCCCAGGAAATCGCAAAGGATTCTTGTTGCTGGAACTCATGCAGACAACTTGGGCTATCAATGCGGTGGTTGGACAATCGAATGGCAGGGACTTGGTGGCAATAACCTCACTTCTG GAACCACCATCCTCAAAGCCATTAAAGACACTGTTGACTCAAGCACCCAAGTGGTCTTCAATGAGAACCCAGACCCTGCCTTTATCAATTCTGATGACTTCGCATATGCCATTGTTGTAGTGGGTGAGCAACCATATGCAGAGACTAATGGTGATAATTTGAACCTCACTCTCCCAGCTCCCGGACCAGATACAATCAAGAATGTATGCAGCCATATCAAGTGTGTTGTAGTTGTCATCTCCGGGCGTCCCCTTGTGATTGAACCATATCTTGAATCGATGGACGCTCTTGTGGCtgcatggctcccaggtactgaaGGTCAAGGTGTGGCTGATGTTCTTTTTGGTGATTATGGATTCACTGGCAAGTTGGCTAGAACTTGGTTTAAACGAGTTGATCAACTCCCAATGAATGTTGGGGATGCACACTACGATCCACTCTTCCCATTTGAATTTGGCCTGACAACTCAGCCAATAAAGCAAACGTAA
- the LOC126721993 gene encoding inactive protein RESTRICTED TEV MOVEMENT 2-like, whose amino-acid sequence MAMKQRSGGISAILPGQSVRSVYENFQPISERKEDEGSTILLVHLPGFVKERIKIIYLINARMVRVHGERPLGDNKWSRFNETFPVPENCDVDQIHGKFNQGILTITMPKQVIAKAGPSKEQAKATQKAPHPPKSSAETEPQKVQEVIPPKPTSSTWDEKQRENKASIKPKVQKGVEDVPPKATSTAIDSKKREVKIGQSESPEKAQKGQDVTPPKATSSSDTKRQMKEKNVELRDYKIVEKKNFEWIGAKENEKGVEKNMVIKGKESGETSAKLEMGESSTASKVSVEKKKKRKEIYGGDNKEEPESNGVYHDAEEEGFKGVTVSAMKRVKNLTKRVNEDERQMLVNIGAAVLVIFALGAYVSYSYISSGRAKN is encoded by the exons ATGGCTATGAAACAACGATCTGGAGGGATTTCGGCCATCCTTCCAGGACAATCTGTACGTTCAGTATATGAGAATTTCCAGCCAATTTCTGAAAGGAAGGAAGATGAAGGATCTACAATTTTGCTTGTTCATCTTCCTG GCTTTGTGAAAGAGcgaataaaaatcatatatctGATCAACGCTCGTATGGTAAGGGTTCATGGAGAACGACCACTTGGAGATAACAAATGGAGCCGTTTCAATGAAACTTTTCCGGTTCCAGAGAATTGTGACGTAGATCAAATTCATGGCAAGTTTAACCAAGGAATACTAACCATTACAATGCCCAAGCAGGTCATAGCAAAAGCTGGTCCTAGTAAAGAACAAGCTAAAGCAACTCAAAAAGCTCCACACCCTCCAAAATCTAGTGCTGAGACAGAGCCTCAAAAGGTCCAAGAAGTTATTCCTCCTAAACCTACTTCATCTACGTGGGATGAAAAGCAAAGGGAAAACAAAGCTTCCATTAAGCCAAAGGTGCAAAAGGGTGTGGAAGATGTTCCTCCAAAAGCAACTTCAACTGCCATAGACTCAAAAAAGAGGGAAGTGAAGATTGGTCAATCTGAGAGCCCTGAGAAGGCACAGAAGGGTCAGGATGTAACTCCTCCAAAAGCTACTTCATCCTCAGATACCAAAAGgcaaatgaaggaaaagaatgTGGAGTTAAGAGATtataaaattgttgaaaaaaagaaCTTTGAATGGATCGGAgcaaaagagaatgagaaaggtGTAGAAAAGAATATGGTCATCAAGGGAAAGGAAAGTGGTGAGACAAGTGCAAAGTTAGAGATGGGTGAAAGCAGTACTGCCTCAAAAGTTTCagtggaaaagaaaaagaaaaggaaagagataTATGGTGGTGATAATAAAGAAGAGCCTGAGTCTAATGGAGTTTATCATGATGCTGAGGAAGAGGGATTCAAGGGTGTAACAGTTTCTGCTATGAAGAGAGTGAAGAATCTAACCAAAAGGGTCAATGAAGATGAGAGGCAGATGCTGGTAAATATTGGTGCAGCAGTTCTTGTGATTTTTGCACTTGGAGCTTATGTCTCCTACAGCTATATCTCCTCTGGAAGAGCCAAAAACTAG